A window of the Henckelia pumila isolate YLH828 chromosome 3, ASM3356847v2, whole genome shotgun sequence genome harbors these coding sequences:
- the LOC140890128 gene encoding uncharacterized protein, translated as MNSQVFSPLFPSSSSSSSNGDLDDLKDSYIKEEHLIAPQIHNNNIILCESVRHQNANITHGGSVPGRRTIYRDRENAAQNLFNDYFVENPTYNEEMFRRRFRMSRILFLHIVDAVQNHDSYFVQRRNAAGKLGLTTLQKVTAAFRILTYALPADATDEYIKIGESTAIECVKRFCRAIVEIFKGQYLRSPTANDIARLLHIGEQRGFPRIGIAPPAHFVLQGIEYNMEYYLSDNIYPKCSTLVQTIHDPCAPKKKYFATKQEVCRKDVERAFGVLQSRFAIVANPSRFWSKSDLHDIMTACIIMHNMVVEYERNLDAPIEDVTEVPIPNIENAENENSRFQQFIGRYKIIRNVDAHIALRNALIDHLWKTFSNAEN; from the exons ATGAATTCACAAGTTTTCAGCCCTTTATTTCCATCTTCCTCTTCTAGCTCATCTAATGGTGATCTTGATGATCTCAAAGATAGTTATATCAAAGAAGAGCATTTGATAGCTCCACAAATTCACAATAACAATATTATCCTATGTGAGAGTGTAAGACATCAAAATGCCAATATTACGCATGGTGGTTCAGTTCCTGGTCGTAGAACAATCTATCGTGATCGAGAAAATGCTGCTCAAAACCTCTTCAACGACTACTTTGTTGAAAATCCAACATATAATGAAGAAATGTTTCGTCGACGATTTCGAATGTCTCGAATTttatttcttcatattgtggaTGCTGTTCAAAATCATGATAGTTATTTTGTGCAACGAAGAAATGCAGCCGGGAAACTAGGCTTAACTACACTTCAAAAAGTCACGGCTGCATTCCGGATACTAACATATGCATTACCAGCAGATGCAACTGATGAGTATATCAAAATTGGTGAGTCTACTGCAATTGAATGCGTAAAAAGATTTTGTCGTGCTATTGTGGAGATATTTAAAGGGCAATATTTAAGATCGCCTACTGCTAATGATATTGCTAGACTACTTCATATTGGGGAGCAACGTGGCTTCCCAAGAAT AGGTATTGCTCCCCCGGCGCACTTTGTTCTTCAAGGAATAGAATACAATATGGAGTATTATTTATCTGATAATATATACCCAAAATGTTCAACGCTTGTACAAACAATTCATGATCCATGtgctccaaaaaaaaaatattttgcaacAAAACAAGAAGTGTGTAGAAAAGATGTTGAACGTGCATTCGGAGTTCTTCAAAGTCGTTTCGCAATTGTGGCAAACCCATCACGTTTTTGGAGCAAAAGTGATTTGCATGATATAATGACTGCATGCATAATAATGCATAATATGGTAGTTGAGTATGAACGAAATCTTGATGCACCGATCGAAGATGTGACAGAAGTACCTATTCCGAATATTGAAAATGCAGAGAATGAAAATAGTCGATTTCAGCAATTTATTGGTCGATATAAAATCATTAGAAATGTGGATGCCCATATCGCCCTTCGAAATGCATTGATTGATCATTTATGGAAAACATTTTCTAATGCAGAAAATTAA